From the genome of Methanobacterium petrolearium, one region includes:
- a CDS encoding DUF99 family protein produces MENLNQKRKPKSQLKKQLKKPPGRPPKRQQLKRKNELKTFRNIKQEIRILGIDDAPFVPHTNQQVMLIGTVFRAGNWLDGVLRTYITADGNDATDSLIEMVNKSRHLEQLGVMMLDGITFGGFNLVNIQRIFQETGVPVIVIMRKYPDLDKIKKALKNFPDWEERWNHILKAGKIHKIDKIHDQEPIYMQISGISQEDAYKIVTLSSTRSAIPEPIRAAHIIAAGVTTGESKGNA; encoded by the coding sequence ATGGAAAACCTAAATCAAAAAAGAAAACCAAAAAGCCAGCTAAAAAAGCAGCTAAAAAAACCACCGGGAAGACCACCAAAAAGACAACAACTAAAAAGAAAAAATGAACTTAAAACGTTCAGGAACATCAAGCAAGAAATCAGGATCCTGGGAATTGATGATGCACCCTTTGTTCCCCACACCAACCAGCAGGTTATGCTTATTGGAACAGTTTTCAGGGCAGGAAACTGGTTGGATGGTGTACTCCGCACCTACATAACTGCGGATGGTAACGATGCCACGGATTCCCTCATTGAAATGGTGAATAAATCCCGGCACCTGGAACAACTGGGAGTTATGATGCTGGATGGAATCACCTTTGGTGGATTTAACCTGGTTAACATCCAGAGGATCTTCCAAGAAACAGGAGTACCAGTAATAGTTATCATGCGCAAGTACCCTGATTTGGATAAAATAAAAAAAGCTCTAAAAAATTTTCCAGACTGGGAAGAACGATGGAACCATATTCTCAAAGCAGGAAAAATCCATAAAATCGACAAAATCCATGATCAGGAACCAATTTACATGCAAATCAGTGGAATCAGCCAGGAAGATGCCTACAAGATTGTGACACTTTCTTCAACCCGAAGTGCAATACCTGAACCTATTAGAGCAGCACACATCATAGCAGCTGGGGTAACCACCGGAGAATCCAAAGGAAATGCCTGA
- a CDS encoding DNA-directed RNA polymerase subunit L has translation MKVITDKKNELEIEITGETHTLCNALRKTLMEDKDVEAAAYVIDHPIIGEPKLYIKAKNPKKSLKNAAETLKSRCEEFKELIESDADGKPKSKKKTKKPAKKAAKKTTGKTTKKTTTKKKK, from the coding sequence ATGAAGGTTATAACTGATAAAAAGAATGAATTAGAGATTGAAATTACAGGAGAAACACACACACTCTGTAATGCTCTGAGAAAGACCCTTATGGAAGATAAAGATGTAGAAGCTGCAGCGTATGTAATAGACCATCCAATTATTGGAGAACCCAAACTCTACATAAAAGCAAAGAACCCTAAAAAATCCCTCAAAAATGCAGCTGAAACTTTAAAATCAAGATGTGAAGAGTTCAAAGAGCTCATAGAATCTGATGCTGATGGAAAACCTAAATCAAAAAAGAAAACCAAAAAGCCAGCTAAAAAAGCAGCTAAAAAAACCACCGGGAAGACCACCAAAAAGACAACAACTAAAAAGAAAAAATGA
- a CDS encoding exosome complex RNA-binding protein Csl4, which translates to MKAKNGDFVLPGDALGVTEEFLPSEWTYDDYGEIRSLVAGTVTIDQKNKKISIIPKAKSPAILKKGDVVLGQIREVRGQRALVDVEGIKDSKRSLPVTFLGAIHISQARKGYVDKLTDDFHIGDLIQAKVTKVMGVDNADLTTAENELGVVKAMCTNCRHFMKQISKKEVKCPNCGRKETRNISSTYEG; encoded by the coding sequence ATGAAAGCAAAAAACGGAGATTTCGTTCTCCCAGGTGACGCATTAGGGGTCACTGAGGAGTTTCTTCCGTCGGAATGGACCTACGATGACTATGGTGAAATCAGGTCCCTGGTGGCGGGAACAGTAACCATAGACCAGAAAAACAAAAAAATATCCATAATTCCCAAAGCAAAGTCCCCTGCAATCTTGAAAAAAGGAGACGTTGTTTTAGGGCAGATAAGGGAAGTCAGAGGGCAAAGAGCCCTAGTAGATGTGGAAGGGATCAAAGATAGTAAGAGAAGCCTTCCTGTCACGTTTTTAGGAGCCATACACATTTCCCAGGCAAGAAAGGGATATGTGGACAAACTCACCGATGATTTCCACATTGGAGATCTTATACAAGCAAAGGTCACCAAGGTGATGGGAGTGGACAACGCTGATCTGACCACGGCTGAAAATGAACTGGGTGTGGTAAAGGCCATGTGCACCAACTGCAGACATTTCATGAAACAGATAAGTAAAAAAGAAGTCAAATGTCCTAACTGTGGTAGAAAAGAGACTCGAAATATTTCTTCAACTTATGAGGGATAA
- the dph2 gene encoding diphthamide biosynthesis enzyme Dph2 yields the protein MTNYQFKLDAIINKIKDIGAENIGLQFPEGLKIHATQLASEIETKTGATVLISGDPCWGACDLSDREMEGLVDLLVHFGHTPLPIEYKVPTLFIEASYQLESMQILNESLMFLEGKEKIGLVTTTQHLHLLDDAANFLEENGKQVIMKEGSGTRKGQVLGCNFSSVQNLPVDAFLYLGSGNFHPLGIKLSTQKPVIIADPYLNQVRNIDEFADRILRIRFARITRAKEAQKFGILLSSKVGQSRWELAKSLKKMIHKGGKEAYLILLDEINPPSLMPFMDLDAFIVTACPRIAIDDSEMYEKPLLTPHELEIVLGVREWEDYKMDEIKY from the coding sequence ATGACTAACTACCAATTCAAACTGGATGCAATCATTAACAAAATCAAAGATATTGGGGCAGAAAATATTGGTTTACAGTTCCCTGAAGGCCTCAAAATCCACGCAACACAATTAGCCAGTGAAATTGAGACCAAAACAGGGGCAACAGTTTTAATATCTGGAGATCCCTGTTGGGGTGCCTGTGATCTTTCTGATAGGGAAATGGAAGGTTTAGTGGATTTACTGGTGCACTTCGGACACACTCCTCTGCCTATTGAATATAAAGTCCCCACACTTTTTATTGAAGCTTCTTACCAGTTAGAATCGATGCAAATATTGAATGAATCATTAATGTTTCTTGAAGGAAAAGAAAAGATTGGTCTGGTAACCACAACCCAGCATCTGCACCTTTTAGATGATGCTGCCAATTTCCTGGAGGAAAATGGTAAGCAGGTAATAATGAAGGAAGGATCAGGGACACGGAAAGGCCAAGTTTTGGGTTGTAACTTCTCATCAGTGCAGAATTTACCTGTGGACGCCTTCCTGTACTTGGGCAGCGGCAACTTCCATCCCCTGGGAATAAAGCTTTCCACTCAAAAGCCGGTGATAATTGCTGATCCTTATCTAAATCAAGTAAGAAACATAGATGAATTCGCGGACAGGATTCTTAGAATACGTTTTGCACGCATAACCAGGGCCAAGGAGGCCCAAAAATTTGGAATACTCCTCTCCTCTAAAGTTGGACAGTCACGATGGGAACTGGCAAAATCTTTAAAGAAGATGATACATAAAGGGGGTAAGGAGGCTTATCTGATCCTCTTGGATGAAATAAATCCTCCCAGTTTAATGCCATTCATGGATTTAGATGCGTTTATCGTCACAGCTTGTCCTCGGATAGCAATAGATGACTCAGAAATGTACGAAAAACCCCTTTTAACTCCTCATGAACTGGAGATAGTCTTGGGAGTCAGGGAGTGGGAAGATTACAAGATGGATGAGATTAAATACTAA
- the hpt gene encoding hypoxanthine/guanine phosphoribosyltransferase — MLEKLTKSLVEAPIVKKGDYNYFVHPITDGVPLVEADVLEEVAVAVSQFADLDVDKIVCVEAMGIHLATAISILTDIPFVVVRKRSYGLEGEVAVHQTTGYSEGELYINGIKKGDRVFLVDDVVSTGGTMSAVIQALQRMGTKLVDVMAIIEKGEGKELVEKNTGVKVNTLVRANVVDGKVVIEEITAGKQE; from the coding sequence ATGCTCGAAAAGCTCACAAAAAGTCTTGTTGAAGCCCCAATTGTGAAAAAAGGTGATTATAATTATTTCGTACATCCCATCACTGATGGTGTTCCTTTAGTTGAAGCAGATGTGCTGGAAGAAGTAGCAGTGGCTGTTTCACAGTTTGCAGATCTTGATGTGGATAAGATAGTCTGTGTGGAAGCCATGGGAATCCATCTGGCAACTGCCATCTCCATTTTAACTGATATTCCCTTTGTGGTGGTAAGAAAACGTTCTTATGGTCTGGAAGGAGAAGTTGCAGTTCACCAGACCACTGGATACAGTGAAGGTGAATTATATATTAATGGCATCAAAAAGGGAGATCGCGTGTTCCTGGTGGATGACGTTGTCAGTACAGGGGGTACCATGAGCGCAGTTATCCAGGCTCTCCAGCGCATGGGCACCAAACTGGTCGATGTCATGGCTATTATTGAAAAAGGGGAGGGTAAGGAACTTGTGGAAAAAAACACAGGAGTTAAAGTTAACACTCTGGTCCGAGCCAATGTTGTGGATGGTAAAGTGGTGATAGAGGAAATTACTGCCGGTAAACAAGAGTGA